In Oryza brachyantha chromosome 2, ObraRS2, whole genome shotgun sequence, a single window of DNA contains:
- the LOC102699374 gene encoding scarecrow-like protein 6 has translation MRAALFGAERSGVADLAGIGGNKELFWPAGKGLVVEPRSVLDCTRSPSPRNSTSTLSSSQGGGGGGAGSTGVAAVSESSAAAAEATKWGAPGEHGGGGGGKEDWSGGCELPPIPGTLDVGLVGGEGWDAMLSNTAAAGQDQSFLNWIIGAAGDLEQPGPPLIDNAGFGIPAVDPLGFSLDHPLSGVASNLSSSGAHTATGGGGKASLGFGLFPPEATSLEQPPHPMLFHEGIDTKPSLLGGQPPGLLNQYHHQPPNPAATFFMPLPSFPEHNHQSPLLQPPPKRHHAMPDDLYLARNQLPAAAQGLPFSPLHASVPFQLQRSPQPPRGAMKTTAAEAAQQQLLDELAAAAKATEAGNSVGAREILARLNQQLPPLGKPFLRSASYFREALLLALADGHHGASSVTSPLDVALKLAAYKSFSDLSPVLQFANFTATQALLDEIGGTATSCIHVIDFDLGVGGQWASFLQELAHRRGAGGVTLPLLKLTAFVSTASHHPLELHLTQDNLSQFAADLGIPFEFNAVSLDAFNPTELISSTGDEVVAVSLPVGCSARSPPLPAILRLVKQLNPKIVVAIDHGADRADLSFSQHFLNCFQSCVFLLDSLDAAGIDSDSACKIERFLIQPRVHDTVLGRHKGHKAMAWRSVFAAAGFKPVPPSNLAEAQADCLLKRVQVRGFHVEKRGAALMLYWQRGELVSISSWRC, from the coding sequence ATGAGGGCGGCGCTGTTCGGTGCCGAGAGGAGCGGGGTAGCGGACCTCGCCGGCATCGGCGGCAACAAGGAGCTGTTTTGGCCGGCGGGCAAGGGGCTGGTGGTGGAGCCGAGGTCCGTGCTGGACTGCACGCGCAGCCCGAGCCCGCGCAATTCCACGTCGACGCTGTCGTCGTCCcaggggggcggcggcggcggtgcgggctCGACCGGTGTGGCGGCGGTTTCGGAGAgcagcgcggccgccgccgaagccaCCAAATGGGGTGCCCCTGGCGAGcatgggggcggcggcggtgggaagGAGGACTGGAGCGGCGGGTGTGAGCTGCCTCCGATACCGGGAACCCTGGATGTGGGGCTCGTCGGAGGCGAGGGCTGGGATGCCATGCTCAGCaacaccgccgctgccgggcAGGACCAGTCGTTCTTGAACTGGATCATtggggccgccggcgacctggAGCAGCCCGGGCCGCCGCTTATTGACAATGCGGGATTCGGGATCCCGGCCGTGGACCCGTTGGGCTTCTCTCTCGACCACCCCCTCAGCGGCGTCGCCTCCAACCTGTCATCCTCCGGTGCGCACACTgctaccggcggcggcggcaaggctTCCCTAGGGTTCGGTCTATTCCCGCCGGAGGCCACCTCTCTGGAGCAGCCGCCGCACCCGATGCTGTTCCACGAAGGCATCGACACGAAGCCCTCTCTTCTGGGCGGGCAGCCGCCGGGCCTCCTCAACCAATATCACCACCAGCCGCCGAATCCCGCCGCGACCTTCTTCATGCCTCTCCCATCCTTCCCCGAACACAATCACCAATCACCACTCCTCCAGCCACCGCCCAAACGCCACCACGCCATGCCAGATGACCTCTACCTCGCCCGTAACCAgctaccggcggcggcgcaaggtCTCCCCTTTTCACCACTACATGCCTCGGTTCCGTTCCAGCTCCAGCGCTCGCCGCAACCGCCTCGCGGGGCGATGAAGACAACTGCCGCCGAGGCGGCGCAGCAGCAGTTGCTGGACGAActggcagcggcggcaaaGGCGACCGAGGCTGGTAATTCCGTCGGCGCGCGAGAGATATTGGCGCGGCTCAATCAACAGCTCCCCCCTCTTGGGAAGCCCTTCCTCCGCTCCGCCTCCTACTTCAGGGAGGCCCTCCTCCTCGCACTCGCTGACGGTCACCATGGCGCCTCCAGCGTCACCTCGCCGCTCGACGTCGCCCTCAAGCTTGCAGCCTACAAGTCGTTCTCCGACCTGTCGCCCGTGCTCCAGTTTGCAAACTTTACGGCAACCCAGGCGCTTCTGGATGAAATTGGTGGCACCGCAACTTCCTGCATCCATGTCATTGACTTTGATCTCGGTGTTGGTGGTCAGTGGGCTTCCTTCCTGCAGGAGCTTGCACACCGCCGTGGTGCTGGAGGTGTGACCCTGCCATTGTTGAAGCTCACAGCTTTCGTGTCGACTGCTTCCCACCATCCACTGGAGCTGCATCTTACCCAGGATAACCTTTCGCAGTTCGCCGCAGACCTTGGAATTCCGTTTGAGTTCAATGCTGTCAGTCTTGATGCATTCAATCCTACGGAGCTTATTTCGTCTACTGGTGATGAAGTTGTAGCTGTTAGCCTCCCTGTTGGTTGCTCTGCTCGTTCACCACCGCTGCCAGCAATCCTTCGTTTGGTGAAACAGCTTAATCCGAAGATTGTGGTGGCTATTGACCATGGAGCTGATCGAGCAGACCTTTCATTCTCACAGCACTTCCTGAATTGTTTCCAGTCTTGCGTGTTCCTCCTTGACTCGCTTGATGCTGCTGGTATTGATTCCGATTCTGCCTGCAAGATTGAGAGGTTCCTGATTCAGCCTAGAGTTCATGATACAGTGCTTGGGCGGCACAAGGGACACAAAGCAATGGCATGGAGGAGTGTTTTTGCAGCAGCTGGGTTTAAGCCTGTTCCACCAAGCAACCTCGCCGAGGCACAGGCAGACTGCCTCCTTAAGCGGGTGCAGGTCCGAGGATTCCATGTGGAGAAACGGGGAGCTGCTCTCATGCTCTACTGGCAGCGTGGGGAGCTTGTCTCCATTTCATCGTGGCGGTGCTGA